From the Solea senegalensis isolate Sse05_10M linkage group LG16, IFAPA_SoseM_1, whole genome shotgun sequence genome, one window contains:
- the gemin2 gene encoding gem-associated protein 2, whose product MNSDVEDLMPRLLPVEFESNTVQLDLNGPPRNPQEYLRQVQLEASLCPEVVVAQIDPKKLKKQTVHVSVPGCRAAPTGLCPSLSWQQQQVGNFSELRQRITKNRIHWSSQTLDDNVQMPKLTDEVGWKRFCLGEKVYMDTSSCDTEVEAKPGLDYSKVGFPPFLTIVSRLNQTTVLMVLEILIGWFEEREFVPQLGCWLYALLACLEKPLLPEAHSCIRQLARRCAQLRSTLESQEDEKLPALNLLICLVARYFEQNDLADQPE is encoded by the exons ATGAATTCGGACGTGGAGGACTTAATGCCGAGGCTTCTGCCTGTGGAGTTTGAATCCAACACAGTGCAGCTGGACCTGAATGGACCACCGAGGAACCCACAGGAATATCTGCGACAAGTCCA GTTGGAAGCATCATTATGTCCAGAGGTGGTAGTTGCTCAGATCGACCCCAAGAAACTCAAGAAACAAACAGTCCATGTATCA gtgCCAGGCTGCCGTGCTGCTCCCACAGGTCTCTGCCCCAGTCTGAGTTGGCAGCAGCAACAAGTCGGTAACTTCTCAGAGCTCAGACAG AGAATCACAAAGAACAGAATTCACTGGAGTAGCCAGACTCTGGATGACAACGTGCAAATG ccAAAGCTGACAGATGAGGTGGGCTGGAAGCGGTTTTGTTTAGGGGAGAAGGTCTATATGGACACATCTTCCTGTGACACAGAAGTGGAAGCAAAGCCTGGACTGGACTATAGCAAG GTGGGCTTTCCTCCCTTCCTCACTATCGTTAGCAGACTCAACCAG acGACAGTGTTGATGGTGTTGGAAATCCTCATTGGTTggtttgaggagagagaatttGTTCCACAGCTG GGTTGCTGGTTGTACGCTTTATTGGCCTGCCTGGAGAAGCCTCTACTGCCTGAAGCCCACTCCTGCATCAGACAGCTGGCCAGGAGATGTGCTCAGCTCCGCAGCACGTTG GAGAGTCAGGAGGACGAGAAACTGCCTGCCCTCAACCTGCTCATCTGTCTTGTTGCCAG ATACTTTGAGCAGAATGATTTGGCAGATCAACCCGAGTGA